The genomic stretch TGTCCTAGGTTCAAATTGTAAATCATATCCACTTAGGTGTACTGACCACTTGGTCATTCTCCCAGATAATTCAAGCTTTCTCATGATCGTTTTCGGTGGGTAATTAGTTACTACATGAATAGTATGGAATTCAAAATATGGGCTTAGTTTGTACGGAGCAGTGACCAGAGCTAAGACTAATTTCTCGAAAGGTGTGTACCTGGTCTATGCAGGAAGCAGAGATTTACTAATACAGTATACTGGATGCTTCATCCCTTCTTGCTCTTTGACCAGAACAGCACTTACCGCTGCTTCTGTAACCGACAGGTATAGGAACAGTGGATCCCCGTGCTCTGGCTTCGCCAACAATGGTGGTGTGCTCAGGTAGCACTTGAGTTCTTTGAATGCTTTCTCGCGTTCTTCCATCCACTCGAACTTTTGGCTCTTCCCTAGTATATCATAGAACAGTTTGCACCTATCCGAGGCTCATGAGATGAATCTACTTAAGGCTGCCACTTTTCCTGCTAGGCGCTGCACGTCCTTTGGCCTCTGTGGTGACTCCAGCTGGAGGACTGCCTTGGTCTGCTCCCTACTAGCTTCAATCCCTCTCTGAGTTACCATGTATCCTAGGAACATTCCGGAGGACACCCCAAACAAGCACTTGGATGgattaagcttcatcttatattccCTTAACGTTTTGAAGGTATCCGCTAAGTTTTCCATGTGCATACTAGTTTTCCTTGACTTAACTACCATAtaatcaatatacacctccatggTCTTCCCTATCTGTTGTTTGAACATCTTGTTTACTAGGCGCTGATAGTTGGAGCTAGTGTTTTTTAGGCCAAAGGGCATGACATtataacagtatatgcctcgttctgacatgaatgtcgtcttctcttgatcttgcggatgcatcttgatctgattataaccacTCCAAGCATCTAGGAAGGTGAGTACTTCGTGCCCAgccgtggcatctaccattgcgtcaaAATGTGGTAGCGGAAAAGTATCATTAGGACAAGCTTTATTTAGGTCCGTAAAGTCCACACACACCCTCCACTTTCCATTTTTCTTAGGTACTACCACTACATTAGAGAGCCACTCAGGATAGATGACCTCCCTGATCTTTCCTGCTGCCAGGAGGCTGTCTACTTCCTTGTTGAAAACCTCATTCCGTTCTGCCGCGAATTTCCTTCTCTTCTGCTGCACTGGGGTGCAGCCTAGATTTACGCTTAACTTGTGCGAGATCATGGATGGATCTATGTCGACCATATCATTGTGGGACCAAGCGAAATAATCCATGTTCTCCTTAAGAAATTGAATTAGCTGATCTCGTAGCTTTCCAGTACAGGTTGCTCAAATTAATACTACTCTGTCCGGGTGCGCCTCGTCCAGGTGGACCTGATCTAATTCCTCTAAGGGTGGCTCCTTGTACTCCTTCGAGGTTCCCCGGTCCTCTAATTAGTATTAGGGAAGCTTGGTTGTGGCTTTTAGGGCTTGCTTATAACAACTTCTGGATTCCTCGCGATCTCCTTTTACTTTGACCACACCCCATGGAGTTTGGAACTTGAAACACTGATGGTACGTTGAGGGGATCGCCTTCATTTGATGCACCAACAGTCTCCCCAAGATAACGTTGTAAGTGGGTGGGCCCTCGATGACTAGGTACTTCACTAATTTGTTGACCCCTTCAATATAAGTTGGGATGGTTATCTCACCTACTGAATGTGTCGTCTCACCGCTAAATTCCACAAGTGGCACATATTTCTTTATCAGGTTTTCTTTGTCGAAGCTCATTACCTTGAGAGTTTCAAACATGATGAGGTTCACAGAGCTTCCGGTGTCTACCAATACCTTTCGCACGGTGCAGTTCCCAATAGATAGTGTTATGGTGAGGGTGTCGTGGTGCTGTTCTCCGTCAGTTTCGTCGAATGTGACCATGGGCAAGTCACTCTGGCTCACCGTACATGATGTTTCTGGGTGGTCTCCTTTACCTTCGGTAACTCGCCTCTTAGCTGCAGAGTAGGTTAACCCTGACAACTCGgatccacctgttatcacgttaaTGATCTTGGTGCAAATAGGTGgggctgaggggagcacctgatTTGCTTTCTCCCTTCTGTCCTGCTTGCCACCACGTGGTAACAGGTGATCCAGATTCCCCTTCCGTGCCTGAAATTTTACCTTTTTCCGCAACTTGAAACAATCTTCTGTTCGGTATCCTATGTCTTGGTGAAACTCACACCTCTTACTCTGGTCTCGATCGTCATTAGGCCTGTCTTGTGTAGGTGGTTTAGACTACCTCACCTGGTCGCCCAGTTCCTTCAATGCTTTTAACAGACCTTCCATTCCCGTACTGAACCCGTATTTAGCTAACCTGGGGGGATATTGCGAATCTTCCACTTGTTGAGATTTTTCTGCCACTTTGCTGATGTTAGGCATGCTGTATGGTCTAGCTCTCTCGTCCTTTTTCTCCGTTGGGATCTTCTTACTCGTTCTGTCGAAAGTTATCGCTCCTTTTCTAGATAGTATATCTTATTCCAACCTCAAGGCCGTTGTTGCACGCTGCTGAACTTCCTCAAATCTCTCACAAGGATGCATCGTTAACTCTTTATATAGAACCGAATCTTTATCAAAGCCTTGCCTGAAGGCATTAATTGTTGTAGACGTGTCACAACCCCGTATGGCTACCTTTTCCATGTTGAATCTCGTAACATAATCCTTAATCGACTCCCCGATTTCTTGGACGATTTTGTAAAGATCACTTGGCTGCTTTGGGGTCCTTCGGCTGCTGGCAAATTGTTGATTGAATGCGTTGACCAGATCGACAAATAAGGATATGGATTTGTTGGGTAGGCTAAcaaaccattgtaatgctgctcctgACAAGGTTGACCCGAATCCTTTACACATACACGCCTCCTTGGAGACCCCTGTTGTCGTAGTCACCATCATCTAATGTTTGTACTAACTAATGTGATCGCCGTGATTTGTGGTCGCATAAAAAAGAGTCATTGTTGGGACACTGAACCCTTTCGGCAAAGCTACTGCAGCTATAGGGTCACTAAAGGGCGAATCAACATAACTGTCTGGCGTTGCCATCTCCATGGGTAGCGGCATTCCCGGGACCCTTCGGAGGCGGCTGCGTAGCTTTTGGTACTGTTGCTCTATATAGACTTCCCTTCCTGTAAGTTGCTGGTGAGCCTGTGGTTGCAGATCCATAGCATCTGTGGGATCCTGATGTCTAGTTGTTGTTGATG from Silene latifolia isolate original U9 population chromosome 2, ASM4854445v1, whole genome shotgun sequence encodes the following:
- the LOC141640977 gene encoding uncharacterized protein LOC141640977, giving the protein MPNISKVAEKSQQVEDSQYPPRLAKYGFSTGMEGLLKALKELGDQARKGNLDHLLPRGGKQDRREKANQVLPSAPPICTKIINVITGGSELSGLTYSAAKRRVTEGKGDHPETSCTVSQSDLPMVTFDETDGEQHHDTLTITLSIGNCTVRKVLVDTGSSVNLIMFETLKVMSFDKENLIKKYVPLVEFSGETTHSVGEITIPTYIEGVNKLVKYLVIEGPPTYNVILGRLLVHQMKAIPSTYHQCFKFQTPWGVVKVKGDREESRSCYKQALKATTKLP